One segment of Geminicoccaceae bacterium DNA contains the following:
- a CDS encoding amidohydrolase family protein produces the protein MIRLTNLQLLDPATSDELQGGYEIVIEGDRFKEVSDRPVRVADALVLDCGGRVVMPGLIDCHVHCMHSEVYTRRLEEVPLTLATARAAVRLRSMLDRGFTTVRDTGGTDWGVKSAIEQGLIEGPRLFIANRSIGPTGGHSDGRARTNPGYNCLCCTTQAFLRIMADGVDEVRKVVREQMRQGCDHVKIMVSGGVASPYDPLDSLQYSIPEIQAAVEEAEAFGRYVLAHAYSAEAIDRAVSNGVRTIEHGNLIDQQRADLMAEKGAYLVANLVAYVAMSERAKGYGMPDEMLEKNAAVLEGGYKSLEYCRNAGVKVAYGSDLLGDLLDEQSREFSIRREVQPAIEVIRSATTIAAEVIRRPGKLGTIAPGAWADLVVVDGNPLDDIHLLEGQGRHMPVIMKGGRFHKNRLS, from the coding sequence ATGATCAGACTGACCAATCTGCAATTGCTCGATCCGGCGACCTCAGACGAACTGCAAGGTGGCTACGAGATCGTCATCGAGGGCGACCGCTTCAAGGAAGTCAGCGACCGGCCGGTCCGCGTGGCTGATGCCCTCGTGCTCGACTGCGGCGGCCGGGTGGTGATGCCTGGCCTCATCGACTGCCATGTCCATTGCATGCACAGCGAGGTGTATACCCGCCGGCTTGAGGAAGTGCCGCTGACATTGGCCACCGCCCGGGCAGCGGTGCGCCTGCGTTCGATGCTCGATCGTGGCTTTACCACGGTACGCGATACCGGCGGCACGGATTGGGGGGTGAAATCCGCCATCGAGCAAGGTCTCATCGAGGGGCCGAGACTGTTCATCGCCAATCGCTCCATCGGTCCCACCGGTGGCCATTCCGATGGACGGGCACGAACCAATCCCGGCTACAATTGCCTGTGCTGCACGACCCAGGCGTTCCTGCGGATCATGGCCGATGGCGTGGACGAGGTGCGCAAGGTTGTCCGCGAGCAGATGCGGCAAGGCTGCGACCATGTGAAGATCATGGTTTCCGGCGGGGTGGCTTCGCCCTATGACCCGCTGGACAGCCTGCAATATTCCATTCCCGAGATCCAGGCGGCCGTCGAGGAAGCCGAGGCATTTGGACGTTATGTGCTGGCCCATGCCTACAGCGCCGAGGCCATCGACCGCGCGGTGTCCAATGGTGTTCGCACCATTGAGCACGGCAATCTGATCGACCAGCAGCGCGCCGACCTCATGGCGGAGAAAGGAGCCTATCTGGTCGCCAATCTCGTTGCCTATGTCGCCATGAGCGAACGCGCGAAGGGCTACGGAATGCCCGACGAAATGCTGGAAAAGAACGCGGCGGTGCTCGAAGGCGGTTACAAGTCGCTCGAATATTGCCGCAATGCCGGCGTCAAGGTCGCCTATGGCTCCGATCTTCTGGGCGATCTGCTGGACGAGCAGAGCCGCGAGTTCTCCATCCGCCGCGAGGTTCAGCCGGCGATCGAAGTGATTCGCTCCGCAACGACGATTGCCGCGGAAGTGATTCGCCGTCCGGGCAAGCTCGGCACGATTGCACCGGGCGCCTGGGCCGATCTTGTCGTTGTCGACGGCAATCCACTCGACGACATCCACCTGCTCGAAGGTCAGGGACGGCACATGCCAGTGATCATGAAGGGCGGGCGGTTCCACAAGAATCGCCTGAGTTGA